The sequence below is a genomic window from Gossypium hirsutum isolate 1008001.06 chromosome A11, Gossypium_hirsutum_v2.1, whole genome shotgun sequence.
tatatccAGATACCGATAAGTTTCCGGTACCGGCGGAGTTGTGGGCAGGACCATCCAGTAAGAGGACATGTCTCTCATCCCGATTCATCTGATAGTCAACTTTCGTTGGCTATGCAAGCTAGTTTCGTGACCGCTGGAAGTTTTCATTCTACTTCAACAAGTGACCAAACGGTTCTAAATAGTGAAGTAGCTTCTATCGTTGGCCCTTTCGAGGCATTAGCTACAATGGATTCCGTGCCATCTTCAAGAAATTGCCGAGCACTAGGAAACTCTAGGGGTGGACCTCTTGAAGACTCGTCATTCCCTCCCCTTCCAGCAGCATCAAATAGCAGTCAACAAAAAGTTAGAAACAGTTTACAGGGACCAGCTAGAAGGAGCATGGCTGCTCCCTCACGTCACCGACACAATGGAACTTCAAATGTTGTTTCTAATACTGCTCAGGGTTGGCCTGCAGTGAGCTTTCAACCTAACATGTCCGCTGCTGGTACGCACCAGTCCAGAACTGTGACAAAATTTTCGAATCTATCAACTACTAATAACTCATCTGGCTCTTCCAAAAGTAAGCCTACTAGGATTAAGGAATCTTTACCCAAGGTGGAAGATTTTCAATCTGCTAACAAAGCTCTAGTGGAAAAGATCCGTGTTTCTTTGGAATTTGATCAGGACAAGTTTTCTGCATTCAAAGGAATAACCGGTGAATATCGGCAGGGTTTTATTAGCACCGAGGAGTATCTTGCCTATGTGCACCAGTTTGGTTTATCACATCTTGTTCTTGAGCTAGCTAGGTTATGCCCCAACGTTGAGAAACAAAGAGAACTTGTGGAGATATACAATTTTAACATAAGTAACAGCTATTCTCGCAATGATGATGCTGGTCAATGGAAAAACGATAAAAGGTCgaagaaaggaaaggagaagtgTGAAGACTATGGCAGTACTGATTCAAAACATACTTTTGCAGGTGAAATCCATAGTGGGGTGAAAGTATTAGTGGAGGATGGGCATCACAGTCACACTTCCAAAGGCAAATCAAAGGTTTTGGGTGATGAAGACGCTAACTCACATGTCCCACCTCAGTCTCAGGTCGAGCCAGATGTTGGTGGCTCGAAGAAAATTTTGGCATCTCAAGGAGGGGGAAATAAGCAACGGAAAAAAGTCTCCAAGTTCCTTAGAAATCGCCTTGGCGACGCTTTGGCTGCACAACTTGAAGGTGGAAAGTGTGAGATTCAAGAAAAAACAGACGAAAATAAGGAACCACCGGAAAGATTGCCAGTTCGCAGTGTATGGCGAGATGGTGGTGGGCAGAGACTCATGGCAAAGACCCAAAGAGTAGCAAGCCtttgatatttattatatatattatagttcTTATAGAAATGACTGAGCGCTGATTGCTTTCCCAGGAGCTTTTGTTGAAGATGGATGTTGGTAATGGTACAAAATGAATCAGACACTTTTGTTGGAGATGTTGCTTGTGCTACACCACTTTTTGTCATTTTGTGCCTATGGTACTGTCATGGTATGGTATGGGTCCCTTACTATATTAGATTTACGGTTGTTTGAACAAAGGTGAATGACATTATTATAATGGGAAAATAGAGGGTGATTGACCGATTGTTAttgcttttttattatttgtattgAAATTGAATGGACCTATTTGGGTTCTACTACAGAATCACTGAAAATGATTCTAGAACATAACCAGCACCAGACCCGAGCCTCCTTTGATGGTGTTTGGCGAAGACCGCGTTAATTTGTTGCTGTCTGATTAAGTTGCCGTTTTGTTGTCTAGTTCTTAGGCTGTTTTGTTGCTGTAATGAACTGATATTACATGTCTCCTTGCAACATTAGGATTCAAACCATCGTCATCGGCCTGGTCCTTATTCACATGAATACCTGGTATCGGTTCTGGCTGACCTTGGGGGTCTGCAATCGAACTCGGGGGGTTCCCATTGCTTCCTTTCGTTGTCTCGATGCTCTTGTCCATGTTCTTTGTTGTTCTTGGACAATGAAGCTTATTGAACAAAAGAAAAATGGCAAAGGCAATAACAAAGTATTGGTGTATGCATATTTGATACTCTTCATAATAAGCAAATTAATATACAAGCAAAGCAACTCCAACCAATGAAAAATAAGAACATTTCAGTTGAGGTTAAAGCAAAACAAATTTCAAAAAGAGCTAATCCTAGTCCGTACACCTAAAACAATGAAACAAATCCCCACCACCCCCATCACTAAACCTTATATTTGGTCTCACTTCAAAAGTCTCACAAAACACCAATTTCATACACAACAAATCATCCCTACCATCTACAAATTAATACTATTCAATTACAAAACAaattatgataataataatatttgataaaaGCAATAGTCCTTCCCCCTTTTCCCCACTCTTTACCACAATTCCCTACTTATCAACAACTGCTAATACCGAGACAAAGCCGATGACTTTTTCAACACAAAACAAGCTTTTAAGGATCCCACCTTTCATTGCCACCCTCTTTGCGCTCGAGTTTCAAGATTGTGTCCGCTTACTCTCTGACCTTGAAGCTGGATAATCGCTCTTGTCTGTATCGGAATTATCCTTTTGTGAGTCTATTTCAGAGCTGTTTTCATGAGTCCGACGGTGCCTCCGGTCCTGATTTCATCGAAACAGAACAGCAGATAAAAAAAACCACCATGCACTTCATGAATGTCAgagctatatatatatgtatgtatgtatgtatgtatgtatgtatgtatgtatgtatgtatgtatgcatattGACATTGCTAAGTAATGAATGCAACACTAACCTCTCTTGGTATAGGATACTCCTCAGACTCGAGCATTCGTGCAACTTGACCCATCTTGGGTCTTTTTTCAGAATCCGGATCAACACATCTCAAAGCAGTTAGAAGGGCACGTTTTAGAGCTCGTGTCGACGGTCTAACCTCGATATTTGGATCTACCACTTCCTCTGATCTCCTGCTTCCAACCATCATTTTCAGCCAATCTACCAGATTAACCTGTAAACATTAagattctatatttaataaaatttaaaaacctctttaaaaaaagaatacaaaataaGAAATCCATCAGTGATATACAATGATTATCAAGACGAAACATCAAGGTCTTATGATAGTATAGGTGTAGAATGCTGTTAACTTTTACATATTCGTGTTATAGGGATGCTTTAGAACAACAATTAAAACTCGGGAAGGTAGAAATACATCCAAAACCACAAGGGGTGAAGATTCAATTGCAGAAATACATATTCGTGTACCTCATGGGCAGGACGACCATAATCCACGGGATCTCTACCAGTTATGGCTTCCAATAGTACAACCCCAAAGCTATAGACATCACTCTTTTCGTTCAAAAGGCCAGTATTTGCATATTCAGGCGCCACGTATCTGCGTGATTTAAGGAAAAAGTTGTCAAGAGATGACTAAAGGTCctaaatatataaacatgaaGATGCACTAGAGAGATAAAATACCCAAATGTTCCCATAACTCGGGTTGTAACATGACTTTTCCCAGCACCTAGCAACTTCGCCAGACCAAAATCGGAAACCTTGGCATTAAACTCATCATCAATCAGAATATTGCTGGACTTTATGTCTCGGTGCACAACCTTTGGTTCAATGGCCTCATGCAAGTAGGCAAGACTGCACGAGAAAACATGTGTCAAAAGAGAACCGGACCTGAAAATGTATGAAGATATAGTGACTTACGCCTTAGCTGTTCCAAGGAGAATCTTTATGCGAGCTTCCCAGGTAAGATATCCATGTTGACGCATAGCTCCATGAAGCCATTGTTCTAAGTTTCCATTGTTGACATACTCGTAAACCAACATCCTGTATTTTTAAACAATGTCCTTCGTTAACGGCAATAACTGCTAATGATGATCCAATTTATAGTCaactattcaaaaatatttaaccATGCAAAAACATAGTAAAAGAAGACTATACCTGTGTGTTCCTTCAATACAGTAACCTAAAAGGCGGACCAAATTCTTGTGACGAACATGCCCAATGGCTTCCACTTCGACTCGAAATTCTTTCTCTGCTTGGCCCCTACAAAGAAGATGATAGGCAGTTTAGCTAAACAAGTCTTTGGGACAAGGAAATAACACCATGTTTAAAGTCTgcatagacatatatatatatatatactcacaaGTTGTTGAGTATTTTCTTAACAGCCACTGGCGTTCCATTGATCAAATGACCCCGATAAACAACGCCATATCCACCCTCTCCAAGAACATTTTCCTTTGAAAACCGGTTCGTAGCAAGTTCAAGATCCCTCAATGTAAACCAGTGACCCCAACCCAAATGAGAGAATTCAGGCAAGCCAACTAAAGGAGATGGAGCAGTGACGGGATACAAAGAAGATGGTCTATAGACAGTCATGGTACCGGAACTCCCTTCTTCTCCTGATTGAGATCCTGCACCATCTTTTTCTAAATGGTGAAATGAACCTGACTGACTACTATTATCTCCATTCCTTGATTTCCCAATACCAAGATGAACCATAACCCTATCTGAATCTTTGTCACTGGATTTATCATGAATGGTGAGAAGAATACCGTCCCGAGGAACGAAATCGTTGGCTGATACTTGTTCGACTCGAACTTCCTTGATTTCTTTAGATATAGATGGGATTTGAGTAAGGGGGAGCTTATTTCTAGCTCTTGATTTCTTCTTCCTTGAAGTTAAACAAAATGACAACAAAGAAAGGATGATTATGATAAATAAAGCAACAACAATCCCAATAACTTCCCACACTTTAAGTCCAAAAATGGCTGTCTTCTTGGACATTTCAGCATTGAGATCATTTGCCATTTTCCCCCCTAGTTTCAGATATTCAACACCTACAAAAtttacgaaattcaataaaaataaggCTTAGTATTCAAAATTACATTCCAAATCTCATATTTCACTTGTTATACAGCATTTGCAGAAAACTAACCATGGGGCAAAAGCATCAAGCTATGTAAAAGAGACCCTTAATTTTAGTAAATAAACAGATAAGTCAATTAAGATTCAGatacaaggaaaaaaaattatgtacaGTAAGCTAAAAAAGCAAAAATTTTGATACATAAATAGAACATTAAGAATTAAACAAATGTGGCAACTTCACCTTCCAACGGTAAAGCTCAGATCTTTGAAAAGATAATCTCAGATCTCAGAAAAGGAAGCCCCCAATGTGGCCATTTCCCAGAAACAAGAGCAGGTGAACTAATTGAAGAACCCTCAAATGCACCCACTTGTCCAATAAacacaaaaagaagaagaaaaaaaaaggagcttaaataAGTAAAAGAAGATAATTGGTTTTGTGGGGAAATGTGGACATGAATCTAAGCTGGAATGGAGCTATCTTGCACCAGAAATGAAGGTCCTTGTAAAGGCAAAAGGCAGAATTGATAATGAAAGGCTTGAAACTGAATGAAGGGGATATTGGACATGGAAGTGGGTTTTTTGAGAGAAAGGCTGTGAAGGTGAAAATGAATGGTGTGGGGTTTGATAAAATTaagagtaaaaataaattaagggaAGAAGGATTGAATTATCAGTGGTAGGTGATGAGTTTTTTATATCAAAAAAACACCACTGTAAAACACAAGCATTCAACTTCAAGCTTgcattttgcaaaaaaaaagtcTTGACTTTAAGGCTAAATTCCACCCACAGTcactaataaattatttaaaaattttcctttcattcaccCAAACTATTTTGAActgttaaattgattttttttaaagtttaattagtaagttttgagtGATGATTTAATAAGTAATACacattaacaaataaaatgacaTACATTTGATCTAATTTGATATAACAGTTAATGtcaaatatgaaaaagaaagttacactaattttaatttatagattcatgaaatttaaaattgtttcatgaaaagaatttaaaaagtaaactaaaataagaaaaaaaatcgaTTAATATAAATGATACGAACAAAGAATACCATGTAACAACGATTTTCTACAATCCAATAACTTAAATTCAGTCAtcatataattttttgaaattgaatataatttacccatataaaaaattaaagaaaaaaacctgtaattaaataaaaattcagaaTATATAAGTTTACTGTACTTGGGGTTTATGGTAACCAGCACATGAAACAGGTTCATCATTCACTTATGAATAGATAAAATCATAAATGATTacattatggaaaaaaattatagTACCATCTCTTATCCACATATGGTGTgggtaataatatatatacatatatatatgtgtatggtgTGTAAGGTCTATTATCATTGAATGTAATAATTATTTGACTTTAACGTAGTCTTTCATAATGTCTTGTTTCTGTTTGGAATTTTGTTAGAActgtagaaaaaaaaaacatgatgaTAAACAAAGCCAATCATGTTGATATCCAGTACAGGATAAAACAAGCAAATGAAGGAGATTATGGGAGAGTGCAGCTATAAATTTAAAAAGGTTAATTACACTAAatcaattgagtcttaactcgattagcatgaatattattattatcaattaaaGAGAACGTAGATTCGAATACGCTGAAGcgcattattttttttatgtatgagTTGGGGAGAAGTTATGGGTAGTTTAATTctaaacattgtataaaaaataaatataatcagaacttataataatattattaaaaatatacattttgatacttaaacttgactttaaatttcaatttagtatctaaaatttattttaattcaattaggtaCCTAAACTTAGTTTATTGATTCAAAttggtatttgaatttgatttttttatccaACTTAATACTTAcgataaattacttatttaaatcaatttaaattataaacCAAGTTCGAATATCAAATTAGCCTCGATAAAATTTAGATACTAAATTAAACTTTAAGGGGAAATTCATGTATATTTACTTaacttataataattaattttattcgGACGAttgtaactttaaaaaaaaaattgaaagatcctaaccccaaaactcaaaatttagggGGGATAATGCCAAAAGCCAAAACACAGTGTTGTATAGTATAGAAGATAGGAAGGTGAAGGAAGGTCCACACGCCAGGATGCCCGAAATGCACGGCATGTGGTGCCACCTTCTCTCATTTAGCCCGTCAGccaaatatacacatatatatatttaatgaatgCTCAATTTAGCCAAATATACACATACACATTTAATGAATGCTCAATTTGCAAGCATAAAAAATTAGAATACTTATCGTCAATAGTAGTGACTAATTCTTTTATCATaagtattttttaaagaaataaaaggttGACCATGAAATGCGTTCCATTTTAATGAGCAGAGATCGACCCCCCTCGACCTCACACCATATCCCGTAGTTAACTTATTTACTATTCCATATCAAGCACCAATATTGCCAGTGCCTCTGTCTTATATACAACAATACTTCCACACAGTGGCAGATCTAGAAATACGACTTGGGGGTAAGGGTGAAGTCAGAATTTTTTTTGGGAGgcccgaaattaaattatatatttttatgatagtaaaaatacaatttcgtCATTTTAATCGCCTAGATCTTTATAATTTtgaggattaaatcaatttttatcattttgagaggccaaagtgcaattttgccattactaatttaaaattttataaattataaaggacttagatgaaaaaaattcattttaaggaGTCGAGACCATTGCTAGTCTCCCTTAGATCCACCTCTGCTTCCACGATTGTTACCATGAAATCGATGCTTATGATATAATtgcataatttaatatttaatctttaaatttgatatattttattttagtccttgaactttttTGGCCCACATCAATCATGTAACTTGGAAactctttttcaatttagttgttaaactttgattattttaaaatgtgGTAACGTGGTActctaaaataatatcaaatcatcacttaaaaaatttatttttttaatatatatttttgtatttttaaactttatataatatttttaaaattctcaagTGGTCTCAAATTACCAAATTTAAAATGGTTGACAATTTCAGAAACAGTtgacatagtttttttttttaattgctagCTATTATATGTACATGAAATTAGTCTATTTATCTCCATATCTTCTATTCCCTCCACTAGAAACTATCCTAcacaaataaatacaaatatatcaatacctaaataatgaaaaatcatttatttttttagttggaTTTTTAGGCATCCCTAAAGTAGATATTAAGTGGAATGTACAATGCTTCCATAAATTCGATCCTCGTTTACAATTATAACTTCCATACCTGTTTATTTAGAATAATCTctcgaataaaataaaaaaagaataataattaaagaaaagtcagctatttaaattaatattttcctAACAGCATGTGGCAAATCACGAATAGAAACAAAAAATAACAAAGCAATCTTGTATCCAACTacttatcttcttgaagttggaTCTCCAAGTTTTTGGAATGCTCCGAATTCCACTTGAGCATCCAAATCTGGATCAATACCGGCAAAAACATCTCTGAACAGAGTTCTAGTACCATGacaaatgtctttaaaaaaaaaacatggcaAACCAAACATGCTTAAAAGTAAACCAGCCCCTTGAACATTCTGCCAAAGCAACAATGTTTTGtatggttggtgattttggaaAGGACTCCTACCGTTGGTGCAAAGTGGAATCTAAGGATGTTGGTCACGTTTTGCTGAAATGTACCGGAGTTAACAAATTCTGATATGAATTTGTTGGATGGTGGAATGTTGTTGGGTGCTTCCTAGAGGTCTTTTTTCCGTTCTTTCGTTATGCTTTGATAAGTTGTTGTTTAACCTTTGTTTAATTCGTGGTTGATGTCTATTATGGCTGCCTTGTGGACCCTCTGGAGTGCATGAAATGATTCTATGTTTAGATGAAAAGATTTTAATTTAGTGGCGATTCTTTTTTTCTAGTTAAATTCAGATCTTTGCATTGGATAAAAGTCTTGCTAGAAGGTGTGAATTTTGTCGAGTCAATGTGGTGGAAGTGTCTGTGAGATTGTGAAGGGAGTATTCGTAGCCATCATACCAAGAGTGTGGCGCGTTAGGAACCTTCAAATGGAGGTTGGTTAAAGTTTAACGATGATGCTTTGGCATTAGGTAAACTTGGTCCAACAGGATGTGGACAGGTTCTTAGAAATTCGAAGGATCATGTCATTGCTATGTTTCAGGTCCCTTAAGTGTCCCAgattctaatttcactaaaattatGGTGATTAAGTTAGCTCTTCATTTCTTATTGGATTCCTAGTGGATTAAAGACTGAAAGCTTATGGTAGTCGCGCTTACTTGGTGTATCatgttagaatttataaaataaatctacaatataacttaataaaccGGGATCTATCATGTtaaatcattaagaataaattaagaacaaaactagacgcggaagcgtacctgaattcatggattccttgaaactttctggaacttggggatttgatcttccaaattagcacacaacaAATTCAGAGAATAtatgctctctctttcctaatgatgggatattagaaaagatatattgtgtataatttggggaccataatcctaatatttataaccttagcatattagttctaatcaaattctaattagcccatcattaattaatttggaccacatatatatactaattactttataattacatgtcattatataaccttatgagctcaaaattttactctcaaatCTAAAAGGCATTCCgtacaatctcgtccattaattatgttaacatagaaccaaggcgactttcgttacaaatatcgtaactaaatccatccatgatcacatatattaacacaaccaaatgacatagatcaagtatggatgtgtagcatggaaattatatgcaatatgatctaaacatgtctatttccaactggtcctctttagtgagatcaaaccttaccaaaattagagtgtgaataaaccaaataaactttatttctgcagaaaataaacttattgtctttaaactgaaataactgaaaatgtgtctataacataaaagcatttaaaaatacaaactcccactaaaaccaaatattctttaaatgacattacacccatatgagcaatgtgctcttaTAAAACCGTAGGTGTAGTTCCTTAGTAAGCGGATCTGCAATTATGGAGTTTGTCCTAATATGCTTTATAAGCACTTAACCActctgaacttttactttaacaaccaggaacttaaagtctatgtgttttGACTTTAATATGCTACTGTTGCTAGTGGAATAAAAGACTGcaatttgttttcacaatttgcaccttagtgaCAAAATCTTGTATCCATATTCCGTCAAAATCGGAGTTTATAtacctgatgatctctaactAATTAGATCTCCGATATGTGAGcttgtaatcttttgttctctaaaaataccttataaccctTTTGGATGCTGTCCAATGGTCTAAACCAGAGTTGCTtaaaatatctgcctaacatccTAATAATATACA
It includes:
- the LOC107886484 gene encoding E3 ubiquitin-protein ligase ZNF598 isoform X2 translates to MDDSCAVCADTLEWVAYGPCGHREVCSTCIVRLRFICDDYRCCLCKSELKTIFITKALGDYTKVINDFSAFPVDPIEGQVSSYWYHEGTQAYFDDLDHYKMIKAMCRLSCTVCDKKDEQRNGGPKKRAEFKNIEQLKSHLFNRHRLLNCSLCLEGRKVFMCEQKLYTREQLDKHIKTGDSVVDGTESERGGFTGHPMCEFCQNPFYGENELYLHMSTEHFTCHICQRRHPGQYEYYRNYDDMEIHFSREHHLCEDETCRAKKFVVFATQSELKRHNTLEHGGRMSRSKRHAALQIPISFRYRRSCGQDHPVRGHVSHPDSSDSQLSLAMQASFVTAGSFHSTSTSDQTVLNSEVASIVGPFEALATMDSVPSSRNCRALGNSRGGPLEDSSFPPLPAASNSSQQKVRNSLQGPARRSMAAPSRHRHNGTSNVVSNTAQGWPAVSFQPNMSAAGTHQSRTVTKFSNLSTTNNSSGSSKSKPTRIKESLPKVEDFQSANKALVEKIRVSLEFDQDKFSAFKGITGEYRQGFISTEEYLAYVHQFGLSHLVLELARLCPNVEKQRELVEIYNFNISNSYSRNDDAGQWKNDKRSKKGKEKCEDYGSTDSKHTFAGEIHSGVKVLVEDGHHSHTSKGKSKVLGDEDANSHVPPQSQVEPDVGGSKKILASQGGGNKQRKKVSKFLRNRLGDALAAQLEGGKCEIQEKTDENKEPPERLPVRSVWRDGGGQRLMAKTQRVASL
- the LOC107886484 gene encoding E3 ubiquitin-protein ligase ZNF598 isoform X1: MGSPFSTNLFCLQDFVFPLLGQIQRRPKIKKMDDSCAVCADTLEWVAYGPCGHREVCSTCIVRLRFICDDYRCCLCKSELKTIFITKALGDYTKVINDFSAFPVDPIEGQVSSYWYHEGTQAYFDDLDHYKMIKAMCRLSCTVCDKKDEQRNGGPKKRAEFKNIEQLKSHLFNRHRLLNCSLCLEGRKVFMCEQKLYTREQLDKHIKTGDSVVDGTESERGGFTGHPMCEFCQNPFYGENELYLHMSTEHFTCHICQRRHPGQYEYYRNYDDMEIHFSREHHLCEDETCRAKKFVVFATQSELKRHNTLEHGGRMSRSKRHAALQIPISFRYRRSCGQDHPVRGHVSHPDSSDSQLSLAMQASFVTAGSFHSTSTSDQTVLNSEVASIVGPFEALATMDSVPSSRNCRALGNSRGGPLEDSSFPPLPAASNSSQQKVRNSLQGPARRSMAAPSRHRHNGTSNVVSNTAQGWPAVSFQPNMSAAGTHQSRTVTKFSNLSTTNNSSGSSKSKPTRIKESLPKVEDFQSANKALVEKIRVSLEFDQDKFSAFKGITGEYRQGFISTEEYLAYVHQFGLSHLVLELARLCPNVEKQRELVEIYNFNISNSYSRNDDAGQWKNDKRSKKGKEKCEDYGSTDSKHTFAGEIHSGVKVLVEDGHHSHTSKGKSKVLGDEDANSHVPPQSQVEPDVGGSKKILASQGGGNKQRKKVSKFLRNRLGDALAAQLEGGKCEIQEKTDENKEPPERLPVRSVWRDGGGQRLMAKTQRVASL
- the LOC107886484 gene encoding E3 ubiquitin-protein ligase ZNF598 isoform X3, with product MNSEMVDQRREQSLRTLSSLRVTCLTGIDCLTAVCVLKVFMCEQKLYTREQLDKHIKTGDSVVDGTESERGGFTGHPMCEFCQNPFYGENELYLHMSTEHFTCHICQRRHPGQYEYYRNYDDMEIHFSREHHLCEDETCRAKKFVVFATQSELKRHNTLEHGGRMSRSKRHAALQIPISFRYRRSCGQDHPVRGHVSHPDSSDSQLSLAMQASFVTAGSFHSTSTSDQTVLNSEVASIVGPFEALATMDSVPSSRNCRALGNSRGGPLEDSSFPPLPAASNSSQQKVRNSLQGPARRSMAAPSRHRHNGTSNVVSNTAQGWPAVSFQPNMSAAGTHQSRTVTKFSNLSTTNNSSGSSKSKPTRIKESLPKVEDFQSANKALVEKIRVSLEFDQDKFSAFKGITGEYRQGFISTEEYLAYVHQFGLSHLVLELARLCPNVEKQRELVEIYNFNISNSYSRNDDAGQWKNDKRSKKGKEKCEDYGSTDSKHTFAGEIHSGVKVLVEDGHHSHTSKGKSKVLGDEDANSHVPPQSQVEPDVGGSKKILASQGGGNKQRKKVSKFLRNRLGDALAAQLEGGKCEIQEKTDENKEPPERLPVRSVWRDGGGQRLMAKTQRVASL
- the LOC107886505 gene encoding probable receptor-like protein kinase At5g18500 is translated as MANDLNAEMSKKTAIFGLKVWEVIGIVVALFIIIILSLLSFCLTSRKKKSRARNKLPLTQIPSISKEIKEVRVEQVSANDFVPRDGILLTIHDKSSDKDSDRVMVHLGIGKSRNGDNSSQSGSFHHLEKDGAGSQSGEEGSSGTMTVYRPSSLYPVTAPSPLVGLPEFSHLGWGHWFTLRDLELATNRFSKENVLGEGGYGVVYRGHLINGTPVAVKKILNNLGQAEKEFRVEVEAIGHVRHKNLVRLLGYCIEGTHRMLVYEYVNNGNLEQWLHGAMRQHGYLTWEARIKILLGTAKALAYLHEAIEPKVVHRDIKSSNILIDDEFNAKVSDFGLAKLLGAGKSHVTTRVMGTFGYVAPEYANTGLLNEKSDVYSFGVVLLEAITGRDPVDYGRPAHEVNLVDWLKMMVGSRRSEEVVDPNIEVRPSTRALKRALLTALRCVDPDSEKRPKMGQVARMLESEEYPIPREDRRHRRTHENSSEIDSQKDNSDTDKSDYPASRSESKRTQS